From a single Pleurodeles waltl isolate 20211129_DDA chromosome 10, aPleWal1.hap1.20221129, whole genome shotgun sequence genomic region:
- the LOC138261314 gene encoding parvalbumin beta-like: MAFSGILSDSDIAAALQGCQAADSFNYKTFFTQTGLKSKSADQVKQVFEIIDQDRSGFVEEDELKLFLQNFSAGARALTDAETKAFLAAGDSDGDGKIGVDEFSALVKC; this comes from the exons ATGGCTTTCTCCGGCATCCTGAGTGACTCCgatattgctgctgctctgcagggCTGCCAAG CCGCAGATTCCTTCAACTACAAGACCTTCTTCACCCAGACCGGACTGAAGAGCAAATCCGCCGACCAGGTCAAGCAAGTCTTCGAGATTATCGACCAGGACAGGAGCGGATTCGTTGAGGAGGATGAGCTCAA GCTGTTTCTGCAGAACTTCTCTGCTGGTGCCAGAGCCCTGACTGATGCCGAGACCAAGGCCTTCCTGGCAGCTGGTGACTCCGATGGTGATGGCAAGATCGGAGTTGATG AGTTCTCAGCCCTGGTTAAGTGCTAA